From a region of the Cucumis sativus cultivar 9930 chromosome 6, Cucumber_9930_V3, whole genome shotgun sequence genome:
- the LOC101215150 gene encoding adenylate isopentenyltransferase 5, chloroplastic — MKISLSTSCKQIAVEPPLVNFQGTNNTLNLEPFFRRKDKVVFVMGATGTGKSRLAIDLATRFPAEIINSDKIQVYKGLKVLTNKVTEKECCGVPHHLLGIADPNSNFTVADFRRHASSTINSIVVGKRCLPILAGGSNSFIESLVEEEPEFRYRYDCCFLWVDVSLPILNSFVSERVDRMLENGLVNEVRSLFDPNGLGNDYGHGIRRAIGVPELDAFLRAEMDSATDDKTRSRILKAAILKIKENTIKLACRQRQKIHRLQSKWRGWNNLHRIDATEVFLQLDSEDYSSDNAWETLVVKPSFKIVDQFLSENSFKLTEKVFSAVF; from the coding sequence atgaaaatttcgTTATCGACAAGCTGCAAGCAAATTGCAGTGGAGCCACCGCTAGTAAACTTTCAAGGCACAAACAACACACTGAATTTGGAACCATTTTTCCGGCGAAAAGACAAAGTGGTATTTGTAATGGGAGCTACCGGCACCGGGAAATCACGGTTGGCAATTGATTTAGCCACTCGTTTTCCAGCTGAGATTATAAACTCCGACAAAATCCAAGTCTACAAAGGACTCAAAGTCCTCACCAATAAAGTCACTGAAAAAGAATGTTGTGGCGTCCCACATCACCTCCTTGGAATCGCCGATCCCAATTCAAACTTCACTGTCGCCGACTTCCGCCGCCATGCCTCATCGACGATCAACTCCATTGTTGTAGGAAAACGATGTCTCCCTATTCTGGCCGGCGGCTCCAACTCCTTCATCGAATCTCTTGTAGAGGAGGAGCCTGAGTTTCGTTACCGTTATGATTGTTGCTTCTTATGGGTGGACGTTTCGTTACCCATCCTCAACTCGTTCGTGTCGGAACGTGTTGATCGAATGTTGGAAAATGGATTAGTTAATGAGGTACGAAGTTTATTTGATCCTAATGGATTAGGAAATGATTATGGACATGGAATTCGACGCGCAATTGGAGTTCCGGAACTGGACGCATTTCTACGCGCTGAGATGGATTCTGCCACTGACGATAAAACTCGATCTCGAATCCTTAAGGCggccattttaaaaataaaagaaaatacaataaaattggCGTGTCGTCAACGACAAAAGATTCACCGCCTCCAAAGCAAATGGAGAGGATGGAATAATCTCCACCGTATCGACGCTACTGAAGTGTTCCTACAACTTGACAGCGAAGACTATTCGTCTGATAATGCTTGGGAGACGCTTGTAGTAAAGCCAAGCTTCAAGATCGTTGACCAATTTCTCTCTGAAAATAGTTTCAAACTTACAGAAAAGGTGTTTAGTGCAGTTTTTTGA